The following proteins are encoded in a genomic region of Haloarcula marina:
- a CDS encoding DUF4212 domain-containing protein, with product MTDKATHEERNQSAARTDGGAPTQAAQQHRQTNYLDEEVNLLKPSTAFMRDHLRIVWTSFIVWALIVFGPVTLTAVAPGAMTVTMPVLGFPLHYFLVAFGAPTGALILAAVYARQRDKLDEKYGIDHDTSGAPEDGDSGETGDATATDGGVER from the coding sequence ATGACAGATAAAGCCACGCACGAAGAGAGGAATCAATCGGCTGCGCGGACGGACGGCGGCGCGCCGACGCAGGCCGCACAACAGCATCGACAGACGAACTATCTCGACGAGGAGGTGAACCTCCTGAAGCCGTCGACGGCGTTCATGCGCGACCACCTCAGAATCGTCTGGACGAGTTTCATCGTCTGGGCGCTCATCGTCTTCGGGCCGGTAACGCTGACGGCCGTCGCGCCCGGCGCGATGACGGTGACGATGCCGGTACTTGGCTTCCCGTTGCACTACTTCCTCGTCGCCTTCGGCGCGCCGACGGGCGCGCTCATCCTCGCGGCGGTGTACGCCCGTCAGCGTGACAAACTCGACGAGAAGTACGGTATCGACCACGACACCTCCGGAGCGCCCGAGGACGGCGACAGCGGTGAGACGGGCGACGCGACGGCCACCGACGGAGGTGTCGAGCGATGA